Proteins encoded in a region of the Sulfurimonas marina genome:
- a CDS encoding pyridoxal phosphate-dependent aminotransferase: MLTNRINTLSESITIAISTLAQELKAEGKDILSFSAGEPDFDTPQVIKDAAIKAINDGFTKYTAVDGIPALKNAVIDKLKRENGITYAPNQVIVNNGAKHSLFNLFSATIEEGDEVIIPAPYWVTYPELVKYCGGTVVEIETQDTTGFKITPEQLKAAITDKTKMLILTTPSNPTGAVYSKAELEALAEVLKGTDILVASDEMYEKLVYDGEFTSAASISDDMFKRTITINGLSKSVAMTGWRFGYMAAADAELIKATKKLQSQSTSNISSITQMAAITGLDGSADADIEMMRKEFAARRDEAVKLFNEVDGLSVLKPDGAFYLFVNIKEVSNDSLTFAKDLLAKKNVAVVPGVGFGSEGYFRFSFATDINSIREGIKRIEEFVKEFKA; this comes from the coding sequence ATGCTAACAAATCGCATAAATACACTATCTGAATCTATTACTATAGCTATTTCTACATTAGCTCAGGAACTAAAAGCAGAAGGGAAAGATATCCTTAGCTTTTCTGCCGGTGAACCGGACTTTGATACACCGCAAGTTATTAAAGATGCTGCTATTAAAGCTATTAATGATGGTTTTACAAAATATACTGCTGTTGATGGTATTCCAGCGCTTAAAAATGCTGTTATAGACAAACTTAAAAGAGAAAACGGGATCACTTACGCACCGAACCAAGTAATTGTAAACAATGGTGCAAAGCATTCACTTTTCAATCTTTTTTCTGCAACTATTGAAGAAGGTGATGAAGTTATTATCCCAGCTCCGTATTGGGTAACTTATCCAGAGTTAGTAAAATACTGTGGCGGTACTGTAGTTGAGATTGAAACTCAAGATACTACAGGTTTTAAGATCACTCCGGAGCAGTTAAAAGCTGCTATCACAGATAAAACGAAAATGTTAATTTTAACTACTCCGTCAAATCCAACAGGTGCAGTATATTCAAAAGCTGAACTAGAAGCGTTAGCGGAAGTGTTAAAGGGTACAGATATTTTAGTAGCATCTGATGAGATGTATGAAAAACTTGTATATGATGGAGAATTTACATCAGCTGCAAGCATTAGTGATGATATGTTTAAACGTACGATTACGATCAACGGTTTATCAAAATCGGTTGCAATGACTGGATGGCGTTTTGGTTATATGGCTGCAGCAGATGCGGAGCTAATCAAAGCTACTAAAAAATTACAGTCTCAAAGTACGTCAAACATCTCTTCTATTACTCAAATGGCAGCGATTACAGGTCTTGACGGTTCTGCTGATGCTGATATTGAGATGATGAGAAAAGAGTTTGCAGCACGTCGTGATGAAGCTGTAAAACTTTTTAACGAAGTAGACGGTTTAAGTGTACTTAAACCAGACGGTGCATTTTATCTATTTGTAAATATTAAAGAGGTAAGTAACGATTCTCTTACATTTGCGAAAGATCTTCTAGCTAAGAAAAATGTTGCTGTTGTACCGGGCGTTGGTTTTGGTAGTGAAGGTTACTTCAGATTTTCATTCGCAACAGATATCAACTCAATCAGAGAAGGTATCAAAAGAATCGAAGAGTTTGTAAAAGAATTCAAAGCATAA
- the ilvA gene encoding threonine ammonia-lyase yields the protein MVNLETIKQAQKRIEGVVVKTPLASAPYLSEVTNANIFLKKENLQITGAFKIRGAYNKIASLSDDERAKGVIAASAGNHAQGVALSASRFGIKAVIVMPESTPLTKVNGVKHYGAEVVLHGTNYDEAYGYAMDYAQKNDLTFVHPFEDEDVIAGQGTVGLEILENCDKLDAVIIPIGGGGLIAGIATAIKALSPSTKVIGVSASGAPAFKQSYELKTAVDTTKVRTIADGIAVRDTSKITLDYALQYVDEVISVDDEEIASAILYLLEKQKLVVEGAGAVGVAALLHDKVKDIKDKNVAVVLSGGNMDVTLLSVIIEKGLIKSHRKMNLTVTLIDKPGSLMRFTEILNGLNANIVHIAYDRTSVSLDYGDANVTVHVETKGKEHQDEIYAALKSEGYIR from the coding sequence TTGGTAAATTTAGAAACTATAAAACAAGCACAGAAGCGCATTGAGGGAGTTGTTGTTAAGACTCCTCTTGCTTCTGCACCATATTTGAGTGAAGTAACAAACGCAAATATCTTTTTAAAAAAAGAGAACCTTCAAATCACGGGTGCTTTTAAAATTCGCGGCGCTTACAATAAAATAGCCTCTCTTTCTGATGACGAACGTGCAAAAGGTGTAATAGCTGCTAGTGCCGGGAACCATGCACAGGGTGTAGCTCTTTCAGCTAGTCGTTTTGGAATTAAAGCGGTAATTGTAATGCCGGAATCTACACCGCTGACAAAAGTAAACGGTGTAAAACATTACGGTGCAGAAGTTGTACTGCACGGAACAAACTATGATGAAGCATACGGTTATGCAATGGATTATGCACAAAAGAACGATCTGACATTTGTTCATCCTTTTGAAGATGAAGATGTAATCGCAGGACAGGGTACAGTTGGTTTAGAGATCTTAGAGAACTGCGACAAACTTGACGCTGTGATCATCCCTATTGGTGGTGGTGGTCTGATCGCAGGTATTGCAACTGCGATCAAAGCACTCTCTCCAAGTACCAAAGTGATAGGTGTTAGTGCAAGTGGAGCACCTGCATTTAAACAATCATATGAGTTGAAAACTGCCGTAGATACTACAAAAGTTCGCACAATTGCCGATGGTATAGCTGTTCGTGATACATCAAAAATAACACTTGACTATGCCCTGCAATATGTAGATGAAGTAATCAGTGTAGATGATGAAGAGATCGCAAGTGCAATTTTATACCTTTTAGAGAAGCAAAAACTTGTTGTAGAAGGTGCTGGAGCAGTTGGTGTTGCAGCACTTTTACACGATAAAGTAAAAGATATAAAAGATAAAAATGTAGCTGTTGTTTTAAGCGGCGGTAACATGGATGTGACCTTGCTTTCAGTGATCATCGAAAAAGGTTTGATCAAATCACATCGTAAAATGAATCTAACTGTTACGCTGATAGATAAGCCGGGTTCATTGATGCGTTTTACAGAGATTTTAAATGGTTTAAATGCAAATATAGTTCATATTGCATACGATAGAACATCAGTGTCACTTGATTATGGTGATGCGAATGTAACTGTACATGTGGAAACAAAAGGTAAAGAGCATCAAGATGAGATCTATGCAGCTTTAAAATCGGAAGGGTATATCAGGTAG
- a CDS encoding DUF2391 family protein gives MNLSINSEDISQIAIGAFALAVPISFSEEAWRMGETLPVVNLLVVFLLSISFLGTYAYYSVFQGIVSKRYYIFILRIFIAYFIAALVVALVLFSLNKFPLIDEPLIAIKRLILITMPASMGAIVVDSFDKE, from the coding sequence GTGAATCTTAGTATTAACTCTGAAGATATTAGTCAAATAGCGATAGGGGCATTTGCTTTGGCTGTTCCCATCTCTTTTTCGGAAGAGGCTTGGAGAATGGGGGAGACTCTTCCTGTAGTTAATTTATTGGTAGTATTTCTTTTGTCAATATCATTTTTAGGAACTTATGCATATTACAGTGTATTTCAGGGGATAGTGTCAAAACGTTACTATATCTTTATTTTAAGAATCTTTATTGCTTATTTTATAGCTGCTTTGGTGGTTGCTTTAGTGTTGTTTTCTTTAAATAAGTTTCCACTTATCGATGAGCCGCTTATAGCTATAAAGAGATTGATTTTGATTACTATGCCTGCGTCTATGGGAGCTATCGTTGTTGATAGTTTTGATAAGGAGTAA
- a CDS encoding acetolactate synthase large subunit, protein MQISGAQMVIEALIAEGVDTVFGYPGGAIMNVYDEIYKQDGFQHILTRHEQAAVHAAEGYSKASGKVGVAMITSGPGFTNAVTGLADAYMDSIPLVVISGQVPMSLIGTDAFQEIDAVGISRSCTKHNYLVTDAKDLPRVLKEAFYIASSGRPGPVHVDIPKDVTAQIEEFNYDIELDLETYKPNVKGNPRQIKKAMEAIASAKRPLFYLGGGVINSNAAYDVRELVNKTQIPAVETFMARGTLSHDDKYLVGMLGMHGSYASNMAMSETDLIIALGARFDDRVTGKLSEFAKNAGVIHVDIDPASISKLVNADFPIVGDVKNVVNEMLAQADSIDGSRYESWRETIENFDALHPLTFHEDSERIKPQWVIQRVGELLGDDANISTDVGQHQMWTAQFYPFSRPRQFASSGGLGTMGFGFPAAMGVKSAAPEKVSVNFTGDGSILMNVQELMTAVEKKLPVINIILNNNFLGMVRQWQTLFYDKRHSETDLSMQPDFVKLAEAFGGVGYRVSTKEEFDAALKDAVEKNVVAFIDVVVERFENVLPMVPAGGSLFNMMLLEKKEDK, encoded by the coding sequence ATGCAAATTAGTGGCGCACAGATGGTTATCGAAGCACTAATCGCCGAAGGTGTAGACACAGTTTTTGGCTACCCTGGTGGAGCGATAATGAATGTCTATGACGAGATATACAAACAAGATGGTTTTCAACACATTCTTACTCGTCATGAACAAGCAGCAGTACATGCTGCAGAAGGATATTCAAAAGCTAGTGGAAAAGTCGGCGTCGCTATGATTACAAGTGGACCTGGTTTTACGAATGCAGTTACAGGTTTAGCTGATGCGTATATGGATTCAATCCCTTTAGTTGTTATCTCAGGACAGGTTCCTATGAGTTTAATCGGAACAGATGCGTTTCAGGAGATCGATGCAGTTGGAATCAGCCGCTCTTGTACTAAACACAACTATTTAGTTACAGATGCAAAAGATTTGCCTCGTGTACTTAAAGAAGCTTTTTATATCGCTTCTTCAGGTCGTCCGGGTCCTGTTCATGTTGATATTCCAAAAGATGTTACGGCTCAGATCGAAGAGTTCAACTATGATATTGAACTAGATTTAGAGACATACAAGCCAAATGTTAAGGGAAATCCTCGCCAGATTAAAAAAGCTATGGAAGCGATAGCAAGTGCTAAACGTCCGCTTTTCTACCTTGGTGGTGGTGTTATTAACTCAAATGCAGCATATGATGTAAGAGAGCTTGTAAATAAGACTCAGATCCCTGCAGTTGAAACTTTCATGGCTCGCGGTACATTGTCACATGATGATAAGTACCTTGTAGGAATGCTCGGTATGCATGGTTCATACGCTTCAAATATGGCGATGAGTGAAACTGACCTTATCATTGCTTTAGGGGCTAGATTTGATGACCGTGTAACTGGTAAACTAAGCGAATTTGCTAAAAATGCGGGAGTTATCCATGTAGATATCGATCCGGCAAGTATCTCGAAGCTTGTAAATGCTGACTTTCCAATCGTTGGTGATGTTAAAAATGTTGTTAATGAGATGTTAGCACAAGCTGACTCTATAGATGGTTCAAGATATGAGTCTTGGAGAGAAACTATTGAGAATTTTGATGCACTTCATCCTCTAACTTTCCATGAAGATAGTGAGAGAATTAAACCGCAATGGGTTATTCAAAGAGTTGGAGAGCTTCTTGGTGACGATGCAAATATCTCTACGGACGTTGGACAGCACCAAATGTGGACAGCACAGTTCTATCCGTTTAGCAGACCTCGTCAGTTTGCAAGTTCTGGTGGATTAGGTACTATGGGATTTGGTTTCCCTGCTGCAATGGGTGTAAAATCTGCAGCGCCTGAAAAAGTAAGTGTAAACTTTACGGGTGACGGTTCAATCCTTATGAATGTTCAAGAATTAATGACGGCAGTTGAAAAGAAACTTCCGGTTATCAATATTATTCTAAACAACAACTTCTTAGGTATGGTACGTCAGTGGCAGACACTTTTCTACGATAAGCGTCACTCAGAAACTGACCTTTCTATGCAGCCGGACTTTGTAAAACTTGCAGAGGCATTTGGCGGAGTAGGTTACAGAGTTAGTACAAAAGAGGAATTTGATGCAGCACTTAAAGATGCTGTAGAGAAAAATGTTGTTGCATTTATCGATGTTGTTGTTGAGAGATTTGAGAACGTTCTTCCAATGGTTCCTGCCGGAGGAAGTTTATTTAATATGATGTTATTAGAGAAAAAGGAGGATAAGTAA
- a CDS encoding WD40 repeat domain-containing protein has translation MKVIKSKSVVKPVLLLKLYKEGNTLLVIDNETTIRFFNNDSLSLIDGFKAGIEHKDYRTNVVDFSQDQYYLASLSADARESRLYNAKTKKLVAKVDRHHGEASCVAIDPLNRFMLSGGDDGKIFAVDVKSGKLMFTLPSHIDTINDITFSKNANWVATASYDRKISVYNLVTMTHKDRLRAHGAPVMKIKFFNKNKLISIDKDSKAIIWNIHTSKVITRLQGIHDEVRQMVISEDERFLFLGTHLGYVLVYDLNTYEAISTRFIKMTSPITAMEFDGEKNELIIGTEDGFLIYYDIFEGLEEIKNLLKNKKFEAIQDEIEKNPLLRYTNVYELVSNLWEKTLEKAKIALENGDRSRAELLLNQFKDIPSKNKIIQKLYLDYAQYPKFVDNARNNKLALAYSLANSFPVYKDTKIYRALETKWKTSFAKAQKMMLNPKTLQSAKDMLMPYRGISEKTKFIQELFTKSAIYLRFRESISKKDFKIAMQLIKQNPFLTELPEYTTLMSFSDNLYIKAHDALAQEDLHTAGKLLSVLKDFDDFKEESLEILKDIEVKQKFYLAVKSNNMADAYDAMAQLEDIQETPEGKWLQDQWNEDVSIANTYAVTGDVIGVKKVLEKYLNINSKHMSLATIFSWCYISQLENAVNNRVVQSSIEKGVKNYLSLFGETDQIDNFYETFKEYYPETKLNLELLPKGSQSRWRPSMIMRSILE, from the coding sequence ATGAAAGTTATCAAAAGTAAAAGTGTTGTTAAACCTGTCTTATTGTTAAAACTGTATAAAGAAGGCAACACACTTTTAGTAATAGATAATGAAACTACCATCCGATTTTTTAATAACGATTCACTCTCTCTTATTGATGGATTTAAAGCGGGTATTGAGCATAAAGACTATAGGACAAATGTTGTTGATTTTAGTCAGGATCAGTACTATCTTGCCTCTTTGTCTGCTGATGCCAGAGAGTCCAGACTTTACAATGCAAAAACAAAGAAACTTGTAGCTAAAGTTGATAGACATCACGGTGAGGCATCGTGTGTAGCAATTGACCCTTTAAACAGATTTATGCTCTCAGGCGGCGATGACGGAAAAATCTTTGCTGTCGATGTAAAAAGCGGCAAGCTGATGTTTACGCTTCCTTCCCATATAGATACTATTAACGATATTACATTTTCAAAAAATGCCAATTGGGTAGCAACGGCTAGTTATGACAGAAAAATATCTGTTTATAACCTTGTTACAATGACACATAAAGATCGGCTTAGAGCTCACGGGGCTCCGGTAATGAAGATTAAGTTCTTTAATAAAAACAAGCTTATTAGTATAGATAAAGATTCAAAAGCCATCATATGGAATATCCACACATCAAAAGTGATCACAAGATTACAAGGTATCCATGACGAAGTTCGTCAGATGGTGATCAGTGAGGATGAAAGGTTCCTGTTCTTAGGGACACATTTAGGGTATGTACTTGTGTATGATCTCAACACTTATGAGGCTATATCTACTAGGTTTATTAAAATGACATCACCTATTACGGCGATGGAGTTTGACGGAGAAAAAAATGAGCTTATCATTGGTACGGAAGATGGTTTTTTAATCTATTATGATATCTTTGAAGGGCTTGAAGAGATCAAGAATTTGCTTAAAAATAAGAAGTTTGAAGCGATTCAGGATGAGATAGAAAAAAATCCGCTTTTAAGATACACAAATGTATATGAACTTGTTTCAAACTTATGGGAAAAAACATTAGAAAAAGCGAAAATTGCACTTGAAAACGGAGACAGAAGCAGAGCAGAACTGTTACTTAACCAGTTTAAAGATATCCCTTCAAAAAATAAAATAATACAAAAGCTTTATCTGGACTATGCACAGTATCCAAAGTTTGTAGATAATGCGAGAAACAATAAGTTGGCTCTTGCATACTCTTTGGCTAACTCTTTTCCTGTATATAAAGATACAAAAATCTACAGAGCTCTTGAGACAAAATGGAAAACTTCATTTGCAAAAGCACAGAAAATGATGCTCAATCCAAAAACTTTACAAAGTGCAAAAGATATGCTGATGCCGTATCGTGGGATCAGTGAAAAGACGAAGTTTATTCAAGAACTATTTACAAAATCAGCTATCTATTTAAGATTTAGAGAGTCTATCTCTAAAAAAGATTTTAAAATCGCAATGCAGCTGATTAAACAAAATCCTTTTTTAACAGAATTGCCTGAATATACGACATTAATGAGTTTTTCAGACAACCTGTATATAAAAGCTCATGATGCGCTCGCACAAGAAGATTTACATACTGCGGGAAAACTTTTGAGTGTTTTAAAAGATTTTGATGATTTTAAAGAGGAATCACTGGAGATCCTTAAAGATATTGAAGTAAAACAAAAATTTTATTTAGCCGTAAAATCCAATAATATGGCAGATGCTTACGATGCAATGGCTCAGCTTGAAGATATTCAAGAGACTCCAGAAGGGAAATGGCTTCAAGACCAATGGAATGAAGATGTAAGTATAGCTAATACCTATGCGGTTACAGGAGATGTAATAGGTGTTAAAAAAGTGCTTGAAAAGTATCTAAACATCAACTCTAAACATATGTCACTAGCGACAATTTTTTCTTGGTGTTATATCTCTCAGTTAGAAAATGCCGTAAATAATAGAGTTGTGCAAAGCAGTATTGAAAAAGGTGTCAAAAACTACCTCTCTTTATTTGGTGAAACAGATCAGATAGATAACTTTTACGAGACTTTTAAAGAATATTATCCGGAAACAAAACTCAATCTCGAACTACTTCCAAAAGGCTCTCAGTCACGTTGGAGACCTTCTATGATAATGAGATCTATTTTAGAGTAG
- the lpxD gene encoding UDP-3-O-(3-hydroxymyristoyl)glucosamine N-acyltransferase: MKLSEIAQIIGAEFSGADREISSMNTLKDATEEQLSFIANAKYVKDMAASKAAAIIVNEKTKEYVPEGCVALVVEDTYWQMAVLSKYFSAPVEDKDVLKAVIGEGCDISEKAEIANGAKIGNNCTIMAGVYVGSGSEIGDNTILYPNVVVYRDCKVGSDCIIHAGTVVGSDGFGFASNRLGQHKKIYHNGNVVIEDDVEIGSNVSIDRAVFGSTHIKKGARLDNLIQVAHNCVIGEGSVFAAQTGMAGSSIIGRNNVFGAQSGTAGHLHTGDFNTFAARSGVTKTITESGKTFAGFPLMDHKMWLKLQGTLSRLLKK; this comes from the coding sequence ATGAAGTTAAGTGAAATCGCACAAATAATCGGTGCTGAATTTTCTGGAGCTGATCGTGAAATCAGCTCTATGAATACACTTAAAGATGCAACAGAAGAGCAGCTCTCTTTTATCGCTAATGCAAAGTACGTAAAAGATATGGCAGCTTCAAAGGCTGCTGCTATTATCGTAAATGAAAAAACAAAAGAGTATGTACCTGAGGGTTGTGTTGCTTTAGTAGTTGAAGATACATACTGGCAGATGGCAGTGTTGTCAAAATACTTTTCTGCCCCTGTTGAAGATAAAGATGTTTTAAAAGCTGTTATAGGCGAAGGGTGTGATATCTCAGAAAAAGCCGAGATTGCAAATGGCGCAAAGATCGGTAATAACTGTACAATCATGGCTGGAGTATATGTAGGTTCTGGATCTGAGATCGGGGACAATACTATCCTTTATCCAAATGTAGTGGTATACAGAGATTGTAAAGTTGGTTCTGATTGTATTATCCATGCAGGTACTGTAGTTGGAAGTGACGGTTTTGGTTTTGCATCAAACAGACTAGGGCAACATAAAAAGATCTATCATAACGGTAATGTTGTAATTGAAGATGATGTTGAGATTGGTTCAAACGTTTCTATCGACAGAGCTGTTTTTGGTTCCACTCATATCAAAAAAGGTGCAAGACTTGATAATCTGATCCAGGTTGCACATAACTGTGTAATAGGTGAGGGAAGTGTATTTGCTGCTCAAACAGGTATGGCTGGTTCATCTATTATAGGACGTAACAACGTTTTCGGTGCACAAAGTGGTACGGCAGGGCATTTACATACAGGTGATTTTAACACTTTTGCGGCACGTAGCGGCGTGACAAAAACTATCACAGAAAGTGGTAAAACTTTTGCAGGCTTTCCATTAATGGATCATAAAATGTGGTTAAAACTACAAGGGACACTTTCCAGACTTTTGAAAAAGTAA
- a CDS encoding CoA-binding protein, translating to MECEFPTVNSNMDEVKEIFDSVKTIAVLGLSPNPEKDSHRVAAYMQAQGYKIVPVYPKEDEILGEKVYRSLKEIPFKVDMVNIFRKPNALDPIADACIERGDIDVFWAQKGIVNNAAAEKAKNAGMKVVQNQCAMVDHRNLCS from the coding sequence ATGGAGTGCGAATTTCCAACGGTAAATTCTAATATGGATGAAGTGAAAGAGATTTTTGATAGTGTTAAAACTATTGCAGTTTTAGGTTTGTCTCCAAATCCTGAAAAAGATTCTCATAGAGTAGCGGCTTATATGCAGGCTCAAGGGTATAAAATAGTACCTGTTTATCCAAAAGAGGATGAGATTCTTGGTGAAAAAGTATATAGAAGTTTAAAAGAGATCCCATTTAAAGTAGATATGGTAAATATTTTTAGAAAGCCTAATGCGTTAGACCCGATTGCAGATGCATGTATTGAGCGTGGTGACATTGATGTTTTTTGGGCGCAAAAAGGTATAGTAAACAATGCTGCTGCTGAGAAAGCAAAAAATGCCGGTATGAAAGTTGTACAGAATCAATGTGCAATGGTTGATCATAGAAACCTTTGTAGCTAG
- a CDS encoding ferritin-like domain-containing protein, protein MAVRGNSIIKGVEIDEVIRLLNKAYADEWLAYYQYFIEAKVVKGIMKDAAIAELTQHATDELRHANMVADRILQLGGTPILNPKEWFTQTNCGYEEPKNFDVVAILDDSIKGEQCAISTYSNIAEIVKDKDIITYNMVNEILADEVEHEEDLQALHDDIADFIESIKSNMN, encoded by the coding sequence ATGGCTGTACGTGGAAACTCGATAATCAAGGGTGTAGAAATTGATGAAGTTATAAGACTTTTAAACAAAGCCTATGCAGATGAATGGCTTGCATACTATCAGTACTTTATAGAAGCAAAAGTTGTCAAGGGGATTATGAAAGATGCCGCAATTGCAGAGTTGACACAACATGCTACTGATGAACTTCGACATGCCAATATGGTTGCAGATAGAATTTTGCAACTTGGAGGTACCCCTATCTTAAATCCAAAAGAGTGGTTTACTCAAACAAATTGCGGTTACGAAGAACCGAAGAACTTTGATGTTGTAGCAATATTAGATGATTCGATCAAAGGGGAACAGTGTGCAATTAGTACTTATTCTAACATTGCTGAGATTGTAAAAGATAAAGATATTATCACTTATAATATGGTCAATGAGATTTTAGCCGATGAAGTGGAACATGAAGAAGACTTACAAGCACTTCACGATGATATAGCTGATTTTATTGAAAGTATTAAATCAAATATGAATTAG
- the cysE gene encoding serine O-acetyltransferase: protein MGIFALIKEDFSNAYKNDPALSSKLEFLFNYPGVWAIAWYRVAHKLYMSNFKGLARILMGLAQIMTNIDIHPGAQIGRRVFIDHGTGVVIGPTTIIEDDVLIYQGVTLGGVSLTHGKRHPTIRKGVVIGAGAKVLGNIEIGQDAKIGANSVVVKAVPSCSTAIGIPAHVIEKGRCKDPFMHNMLPDINKEMFEYLLKRVAILEHILVEDNKELLDQDLELEHIYDSFIKSMKS from the coding sequence ATGGGTATTTTCGCGCTAATTAAAGAAGACTTTTCCAATGCTTACAAAAACGATCCGGCATTAAGTTCTAAACTCGAGTTCTTATTTAATTATCCAGGTGTTTGGGCTATTGCATGGTACAGAGTTGCACATAAACTGTATATGTCAAACTTTAAAGGGTTAGCCAGAATTTTAATGGGGCTTGCTCAAATAATGACAAATATTGACATCCACCCCGGAGCACAAATAGGTAGACGTGTATTTATCGATCACGGTACAGGTGTAGTTATCGGGCCAACGACTATTATTGAAGATGATGTACTGATCTATCAAGGGGTAACACTAGGTGGTGTATCTCTTACTCACGGAAAACGTCACCCTACTATTAGAAAAGGTGTAGTTATAGGTGCCGGTGCTAAAGTTCTCGGTAATATTGAGATTGGTCAAGATGCAAAGATAGGTGCAAATTCTGTTGTTGTAAAAGCTGTTCCATCTTGTTCAACTGCTATCGGCATCCCTGCACACGTGATAGAAAAAGGAAGATGTAAAGATCCGTTTATGCACAATATGCTTCCGGATATCAATAAAGAGATGTTTGAGTACCTGCTTAAACGTGTTGCAATACTTGAACATATTCTTGTTGAAGACAATAAAGAGCTTCTCGATCAAGATCTAGAGCTTGAACATATCTACGACTCTTTTATTAAATCGATGAAAAGTTAA
- the ilvN gene encoding acetolactate synthase small subunit translates to MTTDNARRVISVIVVNEASVLSRITDLFSGRGYNISSLTVAPIPDTKYSRITIATLGSVKTMEQITKQLHKLIPVLRVYEHEDMVEKEMALVKFDITENLSDINTICEAYNGKIVNAGETTVIAMVADEPKRIDNFLNSMKRYNPKEIVRSGAVALER, encoded by the coding sequence ATGACGACTGATAATGCAAGGAGAGTAATCTCAGTTATCGTAGTTAATGAAGCGAGTGTATTATCTCGTATTACAGACCTTTTCTCTGGACGTGGATATAACATCTCATCATTAACTGTTGCACCTATCCCTGATACAAAGTACTCTCGTATTACGATTGCAACTTTGGGTTCTGTAAAAACTATGGAGCAGATCACAAAGCAGCTGCATAAACTTATTCCTGTTCTTCGTGTATATGAGCATGAAGATATGGTTGAAAAAGAGATGGCACTTGTTAAATTTGATATCACTGAAAACTTAAGTGATATTAATACTATTTGTGAAGCATATAACGGAAAGATCGTAAATGCAGGTGAAACAACAGTGATCGCAATGGTTGCAGATGAGCCAAAAAGAATCGACAACTTCTTAAACTCTATGAAAAGATACAATCCAAAAGAGATCGTAAGAAGCGGTGCAGTAGCATTAGAGAGATAG
- a CDS encoding tetratricopeptide repeat protein — translation MFAATANETKVPEKIEQLDKPLYTPFVENYILNEIKTLREENRKLGVEMHETLTEKELSVSNKAIDYATSTINNMFYIIAAATSILVFLGWNSFRDINERIRITVDERISKVIDENEKRMQLLEHDLERRSRQVLSNQEEIAKTNTIHSLWMRAGLEQTPYGKIEIYDQILKIRPQDPEAISYKADAALDLGEANWALSLSNQSINIDPEYPNAYYQRACAYSVLKFSDNAIDDLEKALELNENYTDEILSEKEFIDLHENERFQKLLSRYQTKNT, via the coding sequence GTGTTTGCTGCTACAGCCAATGAAACGAAAGTGCCTGAAAAGATAGAGCAACTTGACAAGCCACTTTACACTCCGTTTGTTGAAAACTATATTTTAAACGAGATAAAAACGCTTAGGGAAGAAAATAGAAAACTGGGTGTGGAGATGCATGAAACACTGACTGAAAAAGAGTTGAGTGTTTCAAACAAAGCGATAGATTATGCGACGTCAACAATTAACAATATGTTTTACATTATTGCTGCAGCTACTTCTATTCTTGTGTTTTTAGGCTGGAACTCTTTTCGAGATATTAATGAACGTATTCGAATAACTGTAGATGAACGCATCAGTAAAGTGATTGATGAAAATGAGAAAAGAATGCAGTTGCTTGAGCATGATTTGGAAAGGAGATCGCGCCAAGTGTTAAGTAATCAGGAGGAGATTGCCAAGACAAACACTATTCATTCACTTTGGATGCGTGCAGGATTAGAACAAACTCCATATGGAAAAATAGAAATCTACGATCAAATATTGAAAATAAGACCTCAAGATCCTGAAGCTATCAGTTATAAAGCTGATGCGGCACTTGATTTAGGGGAAGCTAACTGGGCATTAAGCCTTTCTAATCAGTCTATAAATATCGATCCGGAATATCCCAATGCTTATTATCAAAGAGCTTGTGCATACTCGGTTTTAAAGTTCTCAGATAATGCGATTGATGATCTTGAAAAAGCATTAGAGTTGAACGAAAACTATACAGACGAGATATTAAGTGAAAAAGAGTTTATAGACCTGCATGAAAATGAACGTTTTCAAAAGCTTTTAAGCCGGTATCAAACTAAAAATACATAA